Below is a window of Georgenia soli DNA.
CGAAGGCGCACCTCCGGCCCGATCTCCGCTGCGGGCATGGGTTTTCGCGGCCCCGACGTTCGGCCAGGTTCCAGGCTTGGCCGCGCTTCTGGAGCAGGCGGTGCGGCCCCAGGGTCGGGGGAGCAGTTGCGCGGTGCCCACATCAGGTCGAGAGCCTTCCGATGCTTGCCGAGGGGCGGGCGGTAGCGCCGTGGACCGGCTGTGTCGAACATGTGTTCAAGACTAGGTGGTGGCACTGACATCGGCCGGTGCCGGTCTCAGTTCTGTGGAAGAACGGGGTCGCTGGGCGCTGAGGGCACGGTCACCGAGGGCGGGGGCTGCGCTCCGGAGCCGGGCGGTTCGGAAGGCGTGCGGAACGCCGCGGGGGCCGAGGCCGGCACACTCCCTATCCTGACCCCCATGCCCTTCTCCGCCGTCGGCCGGCTCCCAGCGGTCCGTGCGACCTACTCCGTCCCGCTGCGCACGCGGTTCCGTGGCATCACGGTGCGCGACGGGCTGCTCCTGCGCGGCGACGCCGGCTGGGGAGAGGTCTCGCCGTTCTGGGACTACGACGCGGCCGAGTCGGCCGCCTGGCTGCGCGCCGGTCTCGAGGCCGCCGAGGAGGGCTGGCCGGAACCGGTGCGGTCAGCGGTCCCGGTCAACGTCACCGTCCCGGCCGTCGGCCCGGAGGAGGCGCACCGCATCGTCCGCGCCTCCGGCGGCTGCACGACGGCGAAGGTCAAGGTCGCCGAACCCGGACAGTCGGTGGCCCAGGAGCAGGAGCGGCTCGAGGCCGTGCGCGACGCGCTCGGTCCGGCGGGTCGGATCCGCGTCGACGCGAACGCCGCCTGGGACCTCGGCACCGCGCTCGAGCGGGTCCGGCTCCTCGACAGGGCCGCCGGCGGGCTCGAGTACGCCGAGCAGCCCAGTGCCACGGTGGAAGAGCTGGCCGCGCTCCGGCGGCGGACCGACGTCCCGATCGCGGCGGACGAGTCGATCCGTCGTGCCTCGGACCCCCTGGCCGTGCGCCGGGCGGAGGCTGCGGACGTCGTCGTCCTGAAGGTGCAGCCGCTCGGGGGCGTCCGGTCCTGCCTGCGCCTCGCGGAGGAGGTGGGGCTGCCGGTGGTGGTCAGCTCGGCGCTGGAGAGCTCGGTCGGCATCGCGGCCGGGGTGGCGCTCGCGGCCGCGCTGCCCGAGCTGCCCTACGCGTGCGGACTGGCGACGGTCCACCTCTTCGAGCACGACACCGTGCCCGACCCGCTCCTGCCCGTAGACGGCGCACTGCCCGTGCGCCGGCCCGAGCCGACCGCGGACAGTCTCGCGGCGACCCGGGCGGACGACGACGTCGCGGCCCGCTGGTCCGAGCGGCTCTCCGAGATGGCCGCCCACCTGGAGGTCGCGCGTTGAGCGCCGCCGAGCCGGCGACCGAGACGGCGCGGGCACTCGTCACGGCCCTGGTCGCCCACGGGGTCCACGACTTCGTGCTGGCGCCGGGCTCGCGCAGCGCACCTCTTGCGTACGCGCTGCAGGAGGCCGAGCGGGCGGGCTGGCTGCGGCTGCACGTGCGGGTGGACGAGCGCGCCGCAGCCTTCGTCGCACTCGGGCTGTCGCGGGCGGGGAGCATGTCCGCCGGGGCGACCGGAGGCTCGCCGGTGCCGGTGCCGGTGCCGGTGCCGGTGCCGGTGCCGGTGCCGGTCGCCGTCGTGACCACCTCGGGGACCGCCGTCGCCAACCTCCACCCCGCCGTGCTGGAGGCCGCGCACTCCGGGCTGCCGCTCGTCGTCGTCAGCGCCGACCGCCCCCACGAGATGCGGGGGACCGGCGCGAACCAGACCACCGACCAGGTGGGCATCTTCGCCTCGGCACCCCGCTTCGCCGTCGACCTCCCGGCGGGTGCGGCACCGGGGCCCGCGCTGGAGCAGGTGGTCACCCGGGCCCTCGCGGCCGCGCAGGGACTGCGGACGAACGACCCGGGCCCCGTCCACCTCAACGTCGGCCTGCGCGACCCCCTGGCGCCGGCCAGCCGGTGGGAGCCCGGGCCGGCACCGGGGCCGCGCAGGGTCGTCGCCCCGGCCGGCCTTCCGTCCGCCGAGGTGCTCCGCCCGGGGCCGCGCACCGTCGTCGTGGCGGGCGACGGCGCAGGACCGGGCGCCCGCGACCTCGCCGAGCGGGCCGGCTGGCCCCTGCTCGCCGAGCCCACCAGCGGGGCGCGCTCCGGGCCGACGGCGATCGGTCCGTACCGGCTCCTTCTCGCCGACGCCCGGCTCGGCGGAGCGATCGAGCGGGTGGTGGTCACCGGGCACCCGACGCTCTCGAGGCCGGTCAGCTCGCTGCTCGCCCGGCGGGACGTCGAGGTGGTCGTGGTGGCGCCCCGGGGGCCGTGGACGGACGTCGCCGGTGTCGCCGCACGCGTGGTGGGTGCGGTCGAGCTCGCGGACGGGTTCGGCGGCTACGGCGCGGCGGCCGCCGCGCCCGCGGACCCGGGCACCGGTGCGGCGGACGCCGCGGGCGCGGACCCGGGCGCCGGTGCGGCGGACGGCGCAGTCGCGGGTGACTCCTGGCTCGCCCTGTGGCGCCGCGCGGCCGCCGCTGCGGAGCAGGTGATCGAGCACTCGCTCGCCGACACCTTCGACGGCCTGCACCTGGCCCGTGCCGTCGCCGCCGCGGGCGGTGCGGGAACGCTCGTCGTCGGCTCCTCGAACACCGTCCGGGACCTCGACCTCGTCGCCAGGCCGTGGGAGCCCGGCGCCGCGCCGCGAGCGATCGCCAACCGGGGGCTGGCGGGCATCGACGGCACCGTGGCGACGGCGACGGGGCTCGCCCTCGGCACCGGCGCACCGGTGCGCGCCGTCATGGGCGACCTGACCTTCCTGCACGACGCGGGGGCCCTCGCGCGCGGCCGGCTCGAGCGCGACGTCGACCTGCAGGTGGTCGTCCTCAACGACGCCGGCGGCGGCATCTTCGCCACGCTCGAGCACGGGGCGCCGGAGCGTGCGAGCGAGTTCGAGCGGATCTTCGGCACTCCCCAGGACGTCGATCTCGCGGCGCTGGCCGGCGCGTACGGCGTAAGTCACGCGCTCGCCACCACGCCGGCGGAGCTCGACGCGCTGCTCCGCGCGCCGGTACGTGGCCGCTCGGTGGTCGAGGTGCCGGTGGGACGGCGGGACCTCCGCGAGCGTCGCGCGGCCCTCGCCGACGGCGTTCGTGCGGCGGTGCGGACGGCGCTCGCCTGACGCCAGGCCACGCGGCCGTAAGCCTGCCTTCGGGCTTCCTTCCGGCTTCCTGCCGGGTGCCGCGGTCGGGCCGGCTCTGAACGAACCTGCCGGCCACCAACCGAAGCCGGCGTCCAGCCAACCCAGCCCGGGCTCCAGCCAACTCAGCCCGGCGTCCAGCCAACCCAGCCCAGCGTCCAGCCAACCCGGCGTCCAGACAACTCTCAGGTTCCGACAAGCGTGGTCCCAGGTCACGGGTGTCTGATGGATCCATCGACAACGACGGAGGATCCATGAGCAACGACGACCAGCGCCCGACGCCCTGGACGGGGCCGGGTACGCCTGGCCCTCGGGCCTGGCAGGGCTCCCACGAGCAGTCCTCGTCCCGCGGCGGTTCCGACGCGCGACCGACGGGCCAGTGGGCCGGGTCGTCCTACGCCACGCCGCAACCGGCACAGGCCACCTACGCCTCCCAGCAGCGCGGACCGGCGCAGACGCACGACTGGCCGGGCCAGAACCAGCCCCGCCACGACGGCGACGTGCCGTCCGGGCAGCCGTGGCCGGGGCGGGCGTTCGGCACGGCGCCGGGCGGCCCGGAGGGCCCCGGCCGCCCGGGCAGCAGTGACGGCGACGGCAGGGGCCGCCGTCGTCCCGGCTGGGGCGCCCTGGTCGGCGTCGCCGCCGGCGCTGCGGTGCTGGCCAGCATCGGGACCGCGGGCCTGACCGGCGCCCTCGACAACAACCAGGCGCCCACCGCAGCGTCCTCGAGCCAGTCGGCCGACGCGTCCTCGTCCAACGCGGCCCCCGTCGTCACCTCGACGACGACCGAGCCGGACTGGGCCAGCGTGGCCGCCGCGGTGCGCCCCTCCGTCGTCGCGATCGACGTCCGGACGCCGTCCGGGGCCGGCGCAGGTTCCGGCGTCATCCTCGACAAGCAGGGCCACATCCTCACGAACCACCACGTCGTCGGCGACGCGGTCGACGGCGGCCTGGTGGTGACCCTGTCGGACGGCCGGATGTACCAGGCCAAGATCGCCGGCACCGACCCGGCCACGGACCTGGCGGTCATCACCCTCACCGACCCGCCGGCCGACCTCAAGCCCGCGACGCTCGGCAACTCCGAGGACGTCGTGGTCGGCGACCCGGTGGTCGCGATCGGCAACCCGCTGGGCCTGAGCTCGACCGTCACCACTGGCATCGTCTCCGCGCTCGACCGCCCGGTCACCACGACCGAGGCGCCGCAGTCGCCCGGGCAGCAGGGCACGAGCGTCACCACGAACGCCATCCAGGTCGACGCGGCGATCAACCCGGGCAACTCCGGCGGCCCGCTGTTCGACGCGACCGGCCGGGTCATCGGCATCACCAGCTCGATCGCCAGCATGCCGGGCGCCTCGGGCGGCAGCTCCGGCAGCATCGGCCTCGGCTTCGCGATCCCGAGCAACCTCGCCAAGCAGGTCGGCGAGCAGCTGATCAAGAACGGCGTGGCCGAGCACGCGTACCTCGGTGTCTACATGAGCGACGGCACCGCGAAGGTCGACGGCGCCACCCGCGCCGGCGCCGTGGTGGAACGGCTCGACCCCGGGACGCCGGCCGCCGACGCCGGGGTGAGGACCGGCGACGTCATCATCGGCATCGACGGCGACCCGGTCAGCGGCGCGGAGTCGCTCACGGGCTACGTCCGCCAGTACGCCAGCGGCGACAAGGTCACCCTGACCATCGTGCGCGACGGCAAGGAGATCAAGGTCCAGACGACCCTCGCCACCCGGCAGGACAAGCTCTGAGCCTGCCCCGAAACCGCACCGGCCCGTGTTCTTCCCCCAGACGCGGGCCGGTGCCCTGCTCGGCGGGTCGCGCCTGCTGGGCAGGCCCCGCGTCGGTCCGGCGGCCTCGCCTGCTCAGCCTTCGAGCGCCTCGCGCATGGGCCGCAGCTTCGCCTCCGACTCGGCCAGCTCGGCCTCCGGGTCGGACGCCGCGACGACGCCGCAGCCGGCGAACAGCCGCATGCGGTGGCGGTCCGTGGCCGAGACCTCGCCCGAGCGCAGCCCGATGCCCCACTCGCCGTCGCCGTCGGCACCGATCCACCCGACAGGGCCGGCGTACCGTCCGCGGTCCATCCGCTCTGCCTCGGCCAGGATCTGCGTCGCCAGCCCGGTGGGGGTCCCGCCGACCGCCGCGGTGGGGTGCAGAGCCGCGGCCAGCGCGAGGCTGGAGGGTCCGCGGCCGTCCGGCGAGTGCGCCGGGAAGGTGCTCGGGTGGCCGAAGGTGCCGTCGACGACGCCGGTGACGTCCGTGGCCAGGTGCATGACGTTGGGCAGGTGCAGCACGAACGGCGCGTCGGGCACGTTGATCGACGCGCAGTACGGGCGCAGGCCCCGCACGAGGGAGGCGACGGCGAGCTCGTGCTCCTCCAGGTCCTTCGAGGAGCGGGCGAGCTCGGCGGCCCGCCGGAGGTCGTCCGCGTCGTCGCCGGTGCGCCGGATGGTGCCGGCGAGGACCCGGCTCGCGGCCAGGCCCTTCTCGCGCCGCACCAGCAGCTCCGGCGTCGCCCCGACGAGGCGGTCCACGCTGAAGGTCCAGCACCCCGGGTAGCTCTCGCTGAGCCGGGTGAGCAGGTGACGCACGTCCAGCGGCCGCTGCGTGCGGACGTCGACGTCGCGGGCCATGACCACCTTGGTCACCTCGCCCGCGCGGATGCGGCGCACCACCTCCGCGACCGCCGTCACCCAGTCGGCGGCGGTGAGGGCGCCGTCGGCGAAGGTCACCGCCCCGGGGGAGCGGACCGGGGCAGGCACGGGCAGGGAGGCAGGCCGGTCCCCGGAAGGTGTGACAGTCGTCACCCACGCCACGCCGTCGCGGCGGCCGACCACGACCTCCGGCACCACCAGCACGCCGCCGGCCTCCGAGCCGGGGGCGAAGGAGAAGGAGCCGAAGGCGACCGGGCCGGTCCCCGGGACGCCCACCTCGTCGACGACGTCGAGCCCCGCCGCCGCGCGGGCCCAGGCGACGTCGGCGTCCCGGATGCGGTTCGGCCCCCTGGTGTCGATGCGCAGGGCCTCGCCCCAGCCCACGAGCCCCTCGCCGCGACGGACCCACGAGAACGTGGCCGCGGCGTCGGGCCCCGGCAGGAGGGAGAGGAGGTCGCCCGGGTCCGGCACCGCGACGGTCCGCGCGACGAGGGCGGTCTCGGACGACGGCGCGACGAGCCGGGTCGCGGCGCGCCCGGGGCGGCGTGGGGTCTCGGTCGGGGACATCGCGGTCACTGTAAGCCCAGCGGCCGTTTCCGACCCGTCCTGACCGGAGCGTCGGGGCGGTGACCACCCTGCCGACATGACGTGGGCCACGGACCTGGGATGATGAGCGCATGAGCCGAGCCACCCTCGAGAAGGACCCGCGCGAGGTCGCCGGGATGTTCGACGGCGTCGCCCGTCGTTACGACCTGACGAACGACGTCCTCTCCCTCGGCCAGGACCGCATCTGGCGGGTCGCGACCCGCAAGGCCGTGGGCGCCAGGCCCGGGGAGCGGGTCCTGGACCTCGCCGCCGGCACCGGCACGTCGTCGGAGGAGTACGCCGACGCGGGCATCGACGTCGTCCCGTGCGACTTCTCCACGGGCATGATGGAGGTGGGCAAACGCCGTCGGCCGGACCTGCCCTTCATCGCCG
It encodes the following:
- a CDS encoding isochorismate synthase, which codes for MSPTETPRRPGRAATRLVAPSSETALVARTVAVPDPGDLLSLLPGPDAAATFSWVRRGEGLVGWGEALRIDTRGPNRIRDADVAWARAAAGLDVVDEVGVPGTGPVAFGSFSFAPGSEAGGVLVVPEVVVGRRDGVAWVTTVTPSGDRPASLPVPAPVRSPGAVTFADGALTAADWVTAVAEVVRRIRAGEVTKVVMARDVDVRTQRPLDVRHLLTRLSESYPGCWTFSVDRLVGATPELLVRREKGLAASRVLAGTIRRTGDDADDLRRAAELARSSKDLEEHELAVASLVRGLRPYCASINVPDAPFVLHLPNVMHLATDVTGVVDGTFGHPSTFPAHSPDGRGPSSLALAAALHPTAAVGGTPTGLATQILAEAERMDRGRYAGPVGWIGADGDGEWGIGLRSGEVSATDRHRMRLFAGCGVVAASDPEAELAESEAKLRPMREALEG
- a CDS encoding S1C family serine protease, whose translation is MSNDDQRPTPWTGPGTPGPRAWQGSHEQSSSRGGSDARPTGQWAGSSYATPQPAQATYASQQRGPAQTHDWPGQNQPRHDGDVPSGQPWPGRAFGTAPGGPEGPGRPGSSDGDGRGRRRPGWGALVGVAAGAAVLASIGTAGLTGALDNNQAPTAASSSQSADASSSNAAPVVTSTTTEPDWASVAAAVRPSVVAIDVRTPSGAGAGSGVILDKQGHILTNHHVVGDAVDGGLVVTLSDGRMYQAKIAGTDPATDLAVITLTDPPADLKPATLGNSEDVVVGDPVVAIGNPLGLSSTVTTGIVSALDRPVTTTEAPQSPGQQGTSVTTNAIQVDAAINPGNSGGPLFDATGRVIGITSSIASMPGASGGSSGSIGLGFAIPSNLAKQVGEQLIKNGVAEHAYLGVYMSDGTAKVDGATRAGAVVERLDPGTPAADAGVRTGDVIIGIDGDPVSGAESLTGYVRQYASGDKVTLTIVRDGKEIKVQTTLATRQDKL
- the menD gene encoding 2-succinyl-5-enolpyruvyl-6-hydroxy-3-cyclohexene-1-carboxylic-acid synthase, with the protein product MSAAEPATETARALVTALVAHGVHDFVLAPGSRSAPLAYALQEAERAGWLRLHVRVDERAAAFVALGLSRAGSMSAGATGGSPVPVPVPVPVPVPVPVAVVTTSGTAVANLHPAVLEAAHSGLPLVVVSADRPHEMRGTGANQTTDQVGIFASAPRFAVDLPAGAAPGPALEQVVTRALAAAQGLRTNDPGPVHLNVGLRDPLAPASRWEPGPAPGPRRVVAPAGLPSAEVLRPGPRTVVVAGDGAGPGARDLAERAGWPLLAEPTSGARSGPTAIGPYRLLLADARLGGAIERVVVTGHPTLSRPVSSLLARRDVEVVVVAPRGPWTDVAGVAARVVGAVELADGFGGYGAAAAAPADPGTGAADAAGADPGAGAADGAVAGDSWLALWRRAAAAAEQVIEHSLADTFDGLHLARAVAAAGGAGTLVVGSSNTVRDLDLVARPWEPGAAPRAIANRGLAGIDGTVATATGLALGTGAPVRAVMGDLTFLHDAGALARGRLERDVDLQVVVLNDAGGGIFATLEHGAPERASEFERIFGTPQDVDLAALAGAYGVSHALATTPAELDALLRAPVRGRSVVEVPVGRRDLRERRAALADGVRAAVRTALA
- a CDS encoding o-succinylbenzoate synthase; its protein translation is MPFSAVGRLPAVRATYSVPLRTRFRGITVRDGLLLRGDAGWGEVSPFWDYDAAESAAWLRAGLEAAEEGWPEPVRSAVPVNVTVPAVGPEEAHRIVRASGGCTTAKVKVAEPGQSVAQEQERLEAVRDALGPAGRIRVDANAAWDLGTALERVRLLDRAAGGLEYAEQPSATVEELAALRRRTDVPIAADESIRRASDPLAVRRAEAADVVVLKVQPLGGVRSCLRLAEEVGLPVVVSSALESSVGIAAGVALAAALPELPYACGLATVHLFEHDTVPDPLLPVDGALPVRRPEPTADSLAATRADDDVAARWSERLSEMAAHLEVAR